From the genome of Uranotaenia lowii strain MFRU-FL chromosome 1, ASM2978415v1, whole genome shotgun sequence, one region includes:
- the LOC129737846 gene encoding CSC1-like protein 1 — MDFPNLNVYVPDRDACLVLNKTKLLISLYEGIPETLLLNVISWLFLILLFTLLRQQAWDYGRLALVNSHGENKRWTQLFYAHGNVGGTSSGVEPNDASLAIDRGFFSWIIATWRLTREQILTHSGPDAVHYLSFQRHLMTVMAIMTFISITIILPINFSGKLSGDENSFGHTTISNLDPDSGWMWAHVIFAIAYVPMVVLIMRRASGRNAFKTAPTRTVMAMNIAPQDCDKQAIRLYVQQLFPDVGIDDIQLAYNISSLIKAAEEYERIADARVYCEVHRNRDREPIEARPSCFSCQTVDALEYYKEEEARLAGQVSRLRASALNEPLGIAFITLNSAREAQHVILHFKPGTYRNWDLTFAPAPSDIFWENLSIDTAQWYCKWITVNFVLFLFLFFLTTPVIIVNQLDTLSLTKNTTDQIGKISPLISEFLPTLLMWSLSALMPVIVAYSDTWLSHWTRSRQNYVIMTKTFGYLLFMILILPSLGLTSAQAFLQWTIQNNETYRWECIFLPDKGAFFVNYIITAAFIGTALELIRFPDLICYVWKLATAKSKAETPYIRKSILITFPFGIHYAWMVMVFTMSTVYSLACPLIMPFAMVYIMLKHFVDKHNLFFAFAPSNMISQGSGGKIHSTAVTMTKFSVVLLLSIMAALAWVRTGGLEMRAMILILALCVTLIMFTFMSPIKKCTTKPLSIVETEGTAPIYVADVLINRRMVSESPSHLSYGSDTTMDIVMNGAGQSVTV, encoded by the exons atggattTCCCCAATCTGAACGTGTACGTGCCGGACAGGGACGCATGTTTGGTGCTGAACAAAACCAAACTACTGATCAGTCTGTACGAAGGTATCCCGGAGACGCTTCTGCTAAATGTTATATCTTGGTTATTTTTGATCCTACTGTTTACACTTTTGCGGCAACAAGCGTGGGACTACGGCCGATTGGCCTTGGTCAATAGCCACGGGGAGAACAAACGCTGGACACAGCTGTTTTACGCTCATGGCAATGTTGGTGGAACGTCCAGTGGTGTAGAGCCAAACGATGCCAGTCTTGCGATCGATCGAGGATTCTTTTCGTGGATTATCGCCACCTGGAGGCTGACCAGAGAGCAGATACTAACACACAGCGGACCAGATGCGGTACATTATTTGTCCTTTCAACGTCACTTGATGACGGTGATGGCGATCATGACATTCATATCGATTACCATCATTTTACCAATCAACTTTTCCGGTAAGCTGAGTGGTGACGAGAATTCTTTCGGTCACACGacgatttcaaatttggatccCGATTCCGGCTGGATGTGGGCTCACGTTATTTTCGCTATTGCTTACGTGCCAATGGTAGTGCTTATCATGAGGAGAGCTTCGGGACGAAATGCCTTCAAAACGGCACCCACACGAACTGTGATGGCTATGAATATTGCTCCGCAAGATTGCGACAAGCAAGCTATCCGTCTTTACGTGCAGCAGCTGTTTCCGGATGTAGGAATCGACGACATTCAGCTGGCCTACAACATAAGCAGCTTGATTAAAGCCGCTGAAGAGTATGAGCGGATAGCAGATGCCAGGGTTTATTGTGAAGTGCATCGTAATCGGGACAGGGAACCGATTGAAGCTCGACCGTCCTGCTTTTCCTGTCAAACCGTCGATGCTCTGGAATACTACAAAGAAGAGGAGGCTAGGTTAGCTG GTCAAGTCTCTCGTCTCCGTGCATCGGCGCTCAACGAACCTCTCGGGATAGCTTTCATTACGCTCAACTCGGCTCGGGAAGCTCAACACGTGATTTTGCACTTCAAACCGGGCACCTATCGCAATTGGGATTTGACATTTGCTCCGGCCCCGTCCGACATTTTTTGGGAGAATTTGAGCATTGATACCGCCCAATGGTACTGCAAATGGATCACGGTtaactttgttttatttttgttcctaTTTTTCCTCACTACACCGGTCATCATTGTAAACCAGCTAGATACGCTATCGCTGACTAAAAACACAACTGACCAGATTGGAAAAATTAGCCCATTGATCTCGGAGTTTTTACCCACTCTTCTGATGTGGTCCCTGTCGGCTTTGATGCCCGTTATTGTAGCTTATTCCGATACTTGGCTTTCGCATTGGACTCGATCTAGACAAAACTATGTGATCATGACCAAAACATTCGGTTATTTGCTGTTCATGATTTTGATTCTTCCTTCACTAGGATTAACGAGCGCTCAAGCTTTCCTTCAGTGGACTATTCAAAACAATGAAACGTATCGATGGGAGTGCATCTTTCTGCCCGACAAGGGTGCATTTTTTGTGAACTACATAATAACAGCGGCTTTCATCGGTACAGCCCTGGAGCTGATTCGATTCCCGGATCTAATTTGTTACGTGTGGAAGCTTGCTACTGCAAAATCCAAAGCCGAAACTCCTTACATCAGAAAGTCTATACTGATTACGTTTCCTTTCGGGATTCATTATGCTTGGATGGTGATGGTGTTTACCATGAGTACGGTCTACAGTCTGGCCTGTCCTCTGATTATGCCATTTGCGATGGTCTATATTATGCTGAAACATTTCGTCGATAAACACAATCTTTTTTTCGCCTTCGCTCCATCTAACATGATCAGCCAAGGCAGTGGAGGAAAGATCCACAGTACCGCAGTCACTATGACTAAATTTTCGGTAGTCCTGTTACTGTCCATTATGGCAGCTTTGGCCTGGGTCCGTACGGGTGGGTTGGAAATGCGTGCCATGATTTTAATTCTGGCTCTGTGCGTCACGCTCATCATGTTCACGTTTATGTCCCCGATCAAAAAGTGTACAACAAAACCTCTTAGTATCGTCGAAACGGAAGGAACCGCACCGATCTATGTCGCTGATGTGCTTATCAACAGGCGGATGGTGTCAGAAAGTCCGTCGCATCTAAGCTATGGATCCGACACTACGATGGACATTGTGATGAACGGTGCCGGTCAGAGCGTGACAGTTTGA